A single Nisaea sp. DNA region contains:
- the pxpB gene encoding 5-oxoprolinase subunit PxpB, whose amino-acid sequence MSEPVFLPAGDTALVVQFGEAVDAAVNRQVRHVAAKLRELSLAGIVDIVPTIRSLMVHYDPLVTRSSELQSAISEILHHQHEGEDGYRLWSIPVCYEGECAPDLDSVARDMKLDASEVVRGHTAAPQEVLMMGFLPGFPYLGLLPEAFDVPRRFEPRVKVPARSISIAVRQTTIYTVESPGGWHLIGRTPVEFFDPTRDAPILVAAGDRVHFQPVSLAEYEALRKDVEAGNYLPVVEDIAPGEGA is encoded by the coding sequence ATGTCGGAACCTGTCTTTCTCCCCGCCGGGGATACCGCCCTTGTCGTGCAGTTCGGCGAAGCCGTCGATGCGGCCGTAAACCGCCAGGTGCGCCATGTCGCCGCCAAGCTGCGCGAGCTGTCGCTGGCTGGCATTGTCGATATCGTCCCGACGATCCGCTCCCTGATGGTGCATTACGATCCGCTGGTGACGCGTTCCTCCGAGTTGCAATCGGCGATTTCCGAGATCCTGCATCATCAGCACGAGGGCGAGGACGGCTACCGGCTCTGGTCCATACCGGTTTGCTATGAGGGCGAGTGCGCGCCGGACCTCGATAGCGTGGCGCGGGACATGAAGCTGGACGCGTCGGAGGTGGTGCGCGGCCATACCGCCGCGCCGCAGGAAGTCCTGATGATGGGATTCCTGCCGGGCTTCCCCTATCTCGGCCTGCTGCCGGAAGCGTTCGATGTGCCGAGACGGTTCGAGCCGCGCGTCAAGGTACCGGCCCGCTCGATCTCCATCGCTGTGCGGCAGACCACGATCTACACGGTCGAGAGTCCCGGCGGCTGGCATCTGATCGGCCGCACACCGGTCGAATTCTTCGATCCCACCCGTGACGCGCCGATTCTGGTCGCCGCCGGGGATCGGGTTCATTTCCAGCCGGTATCGCTGGCCGAGTATGAAGCGCTGCGGAAGGATGTCGAGGCTGGGAACTACCTGCCTGTCGTGGAGGATATCGCACCGGGAGAGGGCGCATGA
- a CDS encoding biotin-dependent carboxyltransferase family protein, whose translation MSGLRVIQAGFAPTLQDFGRPAFQNRGVPVSGALDPVSLRIGNALVGNDEGMAAIEFRLIGPVLEVLAESVRVALVGTRAGIVVEAGERVELPSYQSVTLKRGHRLSVNPVTDSGAAYLCIEGGCDLPAVFDSLSTYGRSQIGGFQGRALKDGDELPLRLNAVPARGELRLENPGYLDAGGPVRVVFGPQRDYFTDESAAAFLTNEYSVSREADRMGMRLEGPALEHARGYNITSDGIVTGAIQVPGNGLPIILLADHQTTGGYPKIGTVISADIPRLGRLKPGDALSFAEVTVAEAEDARREQEKEIKRLIGALSPAAAWLDEAALYRENLISGVVHNEEAV comes from the coding sequence ATGAGCGGGCTCAGGGTGATCCAGGCCGGTTTCGCGCCGACCCTGCAGGATTTCGGCCGCCCGGCCTTCCAGAACAGGGGCGTGCCCGTGTCCGGCGCGCTCGATCCCGTGTCTCTCCGGATCGGCAATGCGCTGGTCGGAAATGACGAGGGGATGGCCGCCATCGAGTTCCGGCTGATCGGACCTGTTCTTGAAGTACTGGCGGAAAGCGTTCGCGTGGCGCTGGTCGGCACCCGGGCCGGGATTGTCGTCGAGGCGGGAGAGCGTGTCGAACTCCCGTCATATCAGAGCGTTACCCTGAAACGTGGACACCGGCTGTCCGTCAATCCGGTGACGGATAGCGGTGCGGCCTATCTTTGCATTGAAGGCGGCTGCGATCTGCCCGCCGTGTTTGACAGCCTATCCACCTATGGCCGCTCGCAGATCGGCGGCTTTCAGGGCCGCGCGCTGAAGGACGGGGATGAGTTGCCCCTGCGCCTGAACGCGGTTCCCGCGCGGGGCGAGCTTCGGCTGGAAAATCCCGGATATCTCGATGCCGGCGGCCCGGTCCGTGTCGTGTTCGGCCCGCAGCGGGATTATTTCACCGACGAGAGCGCCGCCGCTTTCCTGACCAATGAATACAGCGTCAGCCGGGAAGCGGACCGGATGGGAATGCGTCTGGAAGGCCCGGCGCTCGAGCATGCACGCGGCTACAACATCACCTCGGACGGCATCGTCACCGGCGCCATCCAGGTGCCCGGCAACGGCCTGCCGATCATCCTGCTGGCGGACCATCAGACCACGGGCGGATATCCGAAGATCGGCACCGTCATCTCCGCGGACATCCCGCGTCTTGGTCGCCTGAAGCCGGGGGATGCACTGTCCTTCGCGGAGGTCACTGTCGCCGAGGCTGAAGACGCGCGCCGGGAGCAGGAAAAGGAAATCAAGCGGCTGATCGGGGCGCTGAGCCCGGCTGCGGCATGGCTCGACGAGGCGGCGCTTTACCGGGAAAACCTGATCAGCGGCGTGGTCCACAACGAAGAAGCGGTCTAG
- a CDS encoding DUF4347 domain-containing protein, whose amino-acid sequence MNRGYVTNTEADRLSATGSRTAHDLPVSPDLVMPPVPVQPLLIVMDSRVPAADEILEGVTGPARVVRVDPGQDGLARLVAAVRAAPGHRLAVICHGTPGALILGDRPLTGDSLRARRHALAAMGHVLAGATIELYACSVAEGEAGQTFVTTLERTTGCPVAAASKPVGGSALGGSWILDAGCPVPRPALNTAALTGLPVLLNTWSGGTGDWNTAGNWLGGVPGGSDTANIANGGTAQLAGAAPAIDSFYIGTGSGSSGTLQVTGGGTLTANGGQSFVGNSSGSTGALLVDGAGSAVNTGAQNLLVGNSGVGTLTVTDGGSVTVGGTLYTGLFTGSTGTLNIGNGGAAGIVNASTIRTSSGTGTVNFNHTDTGYVLSSDGTSSGTAVTIAGSTAVNQMGTGTTILTGTNTYTGGTTVSGGTLQLSGGSALSNSGSVSVSAGATLDLNGTTESIGALSGAGTVSIGAGALTVNQGTNTTFSGVVSGTGSLTKTGSGTLTLSGSNTYTGNTTISAGTVQLSGGNALDDNGTVNVAAGATLDLNGTTETIGALTGSGTVNVGAGSISFSDPGANTFSGTLSGSSTYSIASGVTLKGTGTYSTPVTILSGGTIAPGNSPGTISTGNLTLSSGSTATMEIDGTTAGTGYDQVSVTGTVTINSATLNTVFGYTSTTGDNYVLISNDGADAVTGTFSGLAEGATFTSGTRQYQISYAGSDGNDVTLRDIGAKPVASGGNDNASAATSGDDVLSGTSGADTLSGLAGSDVMYGGNGTDLLYGNQGADTLWGQEEADTLYGGQDGDIVYGNQGADIVCGNRGNDTLYGGQGDDTLIGGQEDDLLQGNLGADVIYGNQGADTLSGGDGADTLYGGQGNDILTGGTGDDVLTGGLGADRFSFETADGNDIIYSFTAGEDQIAVAAGINGTAVATPEDMLLRAADNAAGDAVIDFGAGNSVTLIGVHTGALSSADFMIF is encoded by the coding sequence ATGAATCGAGGCTACGTGACGAACACGGAGGCGGACCGGCTTTCGGCAACCGGCTCCCGCACGGCACACGACTTGCCCGTATCGCCGGACTTGGTCATGCCGCCGGTGCCCGTACAGCCGCTCCTGATCGTGATGGACTCCCGGGTTCCGGCTGCAGACGAGATCCTGGAGGGGGTGACCGGCCCGGCCCGCGTCGTGCGGGTCGATCCCGGACAGGATGGCCTGGCACGGCTTGTGGCGGCAGTGCGCGCAGCACCGGGCCACCGGCTGGCGGTGATCTGCCATGGCACACCGGGGGCGCTGATCCTTGGCGACCGGCCTCTGACCGGGGACAGTCTGCGGGCGCGCCGGCACGCCCTTGCGGCGATGGGACATGTTCTCGCCGGTGCGACGATAGAGCTCTATGCCTGCTCGGTCGCTGAGGGAGAGGCCGGCCAGACTTTCGTGACGACGCTGGAGCGGACGACCGGATGCCCGGTGGCCGCCGCCAGCAAGCCGGTCGGCGGCTCGGCGCTTGGCGGATCCTGGATCCTCGACGCCGGCTGCCCTGTGCCGCGCCCCGCGCTGAACACCGCGGCCCTCACCGGCCTGCCGGTCCTGTTGAACACTTGGAGCGGCGGAACGGGAGACTGGAACACGGCCGGCAATTGGCTTGGAGGCGTGCCCGGCGGCTCCGATACTGCCAACATCGCTAACGGCGGCACGGCGCAACTGGCCGGGGCCGCGCCCGCGATCGATAGCTTCTATATCGGGACTGGGTCCGGAAGCAGCGGGACTCTGCAGGTCACCGGTGGCGGGACGCTGACGGCCAATGGCGGCCAATCTTTTGTCGGTAACAGTTCTGGCAGCACAGGGGCATTGCTCGTCGACGGTGCGGGCTCGGCCGTGAACACTGGTGCCCAAAATCTGCTCGTCGGAAATTCGGGGGTCGGGACCCTCACCGTTACGGACGGCGGCTCGGTCACCGTCGGCGGCACGCTTTACACCGGCCTTTTCACCGGCAGCACCGGCACGCTGAACATCGGTAATGGCGGTGCTGCGGGCATCGTGAACGCCTCGACGATCAGGACCAGCTCCGGCACCGGCACCGTCAACTTCAACCACACCGATACCGGCTACGTCCTCAGCAGCGACGGCACCAGCAGCGGCACGGCCGTCACCATCGCCGGCTCGACGGCGGTGAACCAGATGGGCACCGGCACCACCATCCTGACCGGCACCAACACCTATACCGGCGGCACCACGGTGAGCGGCGGCACCCTTCAACTGTCCGGCGGCAGCGCGCTCTCGAACAGCGGCAGCGTCTCGGTGTCCGCCGGTGCGACACTGGACCTGAACGGCACAACCGAGTCCATCGGAGCCCTGTCCGGCGCCGGCACCGTGTCGATCGGGGCCGGGGCCCTGACCGTCAATCAGGGAACCAACACGACCTTCTCCGGTGTGGTCTCGGGGACGGGCAGTTTGACCAAGACCGGCAGCGGTACGCTGACGCTCTCCGGCAGCAATACCTATACCGGCAACACCACCATCTCGGCCGGCACCGTGCAGCTCTCCGGGGGCAACGCCCTCGATGACAACGGCACCGTCAATGTCGCCGCCGGGGCTACCCTGGATCTGAACGGCACCACCGAGACCATCGGCGCCCTCACCGGCTCCGGCACCGTGAATGTCGGGGCCGGCTCTATCTCCTTTTCCGATCCCGGGGCCAACACGTTCTCCGGCACCCTGAGCGGAAGCAGCACCTATTCCATTGCCTCCGGCGTCACCCTCAAGGGAACCGGGACCTACAGCACGCCGGTCACCATCCTGTCGGGTGGCACCATCGCCCCCGGCAACAGCCCGGGGACGATCTCCACCGGCAACCTCACACTCTCCAGCGGCTCCACCGCGACGATGGAGATCGACGGCACCACCGCCGGAACCGGATATGACCAGGTCTCCGTCACCGGCACCGTCACCATCAATTCGGCGACCCTGAACACGGTGTTCGGCTACACATCGACGACCGGCGACAATTATGTGCTGATCAGCAATGACGGGGCCGATGCCGTGACCGGGACCTTCAGCGGCCTTGCGGAAGGGGCGACCTTTACCAGCGGCACGCGCCAGTACCAGATCAGCTATGCCGGCAGCGACGGCAATGACGTGACGCTGCGGGATATCGGCGCGAAGCCTGTGGCCTCCGGCGGCAACGACAATGCGAGCGCGGCGACATCCGGCGATGACGTGCTGAGTGGTACGAGCGGAGCCGACACGCTTTCAGGATTGGCCGGTAGCGACGTGATGTATGGCGGCAATGGTACCGACCTGCTTTACGGCAACCAGGGGGCGGACACGCTCTGGGGGCAGGAAGAAGCGGACACGCTCTATGGCGGCCAGGACGGAGATATCGTCTATGGCAACCAGGGGGCGGACATCGTCTGCGGCAACCGGGGGAACGACACGCTCTATGGCGGTCAGGGCGACGATACACTGATCGGGGGGCAGGAGGATGACCTGCTCCAGGGCAATCTCGGAGCCGACGTGATCTACGGCAACCAGGGCGCAGACACGCTCTCCGGCGGCGACGGTGCGGATACGCTCTATGGCGGACAGGGGAATGACATACTGACCGGCGGGACCGGAGACGATGTCCTCACCGGCGGGCTCGGGGCCGACCGGTTCAGCTTCGAGACGGCGGACGGCAACGACATCATCTACAGCTTCACCGCGGGCGAGGACCAGATCGCCGTTGCCGCCGGGATCAACGGCACGGCAGTCGCCACACCGGAGGACATGCTTCTCCGGGCCGCCGACAATGCCGCCGGGGACGCGGTCATTGACTTCGGGGCCGGCAACTCGGTCACCCTGATCGGCGTGCATACGGGCGCCCTCTCCAGCGCCGACTTCATGATCTTCTAA
- a CDS encoding MBL fold metallo-hydrolase, with protein sequence MTQELTYLLGDTRPEDGALLEVAPGVHWLRLPLPFSLNHVNLYLLEDDAGWVIVDCGLNTENCRVAWTKILKDVIGNDPVQAIIGTHFHPDHVGLAGWLQEQTGAPLWMSRTEWLNARSFYLDTSEDFVDQMVGFYGKLGLGADINGEMRKIGNEYRKLVSPIPPAFNRIGPDTTFEIGGRTWRPYFGAGHSPDHVCLFSEADNLMLGGDLLLPRITPIIAVWWTEPDGNPLQDFFTFLDSMKGGKDDILVLPGHDGPYRGINFRIDALRSHHDERLEETIEACDRPSSAAEVMKILFMRDLDLHQTRFAVGETLAHLHLLIEDGQITRELGDNGTYRYGRAA encoded by the coding sequence ATGACACAGGAACTTACCTATTTGCTCGGAGACACGCGGCCTGAAGACGGCGCTCTCCTTGAAGTCGCGCCGGGCGTGCACTGGCTGCGCCTGCCGCTGCCCTTCTCGCTCAATCACGTCAATCTCTACCTGCTGGAAGACGATGCCGGCTGGGTGATTGTCGATTGCGGCCTGAACACGGAGAACTGCCGGGTCGCCTGGACGAAGATCCTGAAGGACGTGATCGGGAACGATCCGGTGCAGGCCATCATCGGCACGCACTTCCATCCGGATCATGTCGGTCTCGCCGGTTGGCTGCAGGAGCAGACCGGCGCCCCGCTCTGGATGAGCCGGACCGAATGGCTGAATGCCCGGTCCTTCTATCTCGACACGTCCGAGGATTTCGTCGATCAGATGGTCGGCTTCTATGGAAAGCTCGGCCTTGGCGCGGATATCAACGGCGAGATGCGCAAGATCGGCAACGAATACCGCAAGCTGGTCTCGCCTATTCCGCCTGCCTTCAACCGCATTGGACCGGATACGACATTCGAGATCGGCGGCCGCACCTGGCGCCCCTATTTCGGCGCCGGACATTCCCCGGACCATGTCTGCCTGTTTTCGGAAGCAGACAACCTGATGCTCGGCGGCGATCTGCTGCTGCCCCGCATCACGCCGATCATCGCAGTCTGGTGGACCGAGCCTGACGGCAACCCGCTGCAGGATTTCTTCACCTTCCTCGACAGCATGAAGGGCGGCAAGGACGACATTCTCGTACTTCCCGGCCACGACGGCCCCTATCGCGGCATCAATTTCCGGATCGACGCACTCCGCAGCCACCATGACGAGCGGCTGGAGGAAACCATCGAGGCCTGCGACCGCCCGTCATCCGCCGCCGAGGTGATGAAAATCCTCTTCATGCGCGACCTCGACCTGCACCAGACCCGCTTCGCCGTCGGCGAAACGCTGGCGCACCTGCATCTGCTGATCGAAGACGGGCAGATTACCCGGGAGCTTGGCGATAACGGGACGTACAGGTACGGACGGGCCGCCTAG
- the phnN gene encoding phosphonate metabolism protein/1,5-bisphosphokinase (PRPP-forming) PhnN gives MNSRSNTGTLWLVVGPSGAGKDSLLDGAKAALSDSPDHYFVRRDITRPADAGGEEHNPVSVAEFERTKKEGGYCLSWEAHNLRYGIPKAIEAELSAGRHVIVNVSRALIGKAREMFPDVRVVNITVPRAVLENRLRGRGRESEADIQKRLARAEAFTLEGPGVISFINDRPLEESVSAFTALFTQ, from the coding sequence ATGAACAGTCGCTCCAACACCGGTACTCTCTGGCTCGTCGTGGGGCCGTCGGGGGCGGGCAAGGACAGCCTTCTGGATGGCGCCAAGGCTGCTTTGTCGGACAGTCCGGACCATTATTTCGTCCGCCGTGACATTACGCGTCCGGCAGATGCGGGTGGCGAGGAGCACAATCCGGTGTCGGTCGCGGAGTTTGAAAGGACAAAGAAAGAGGGCGGCTACTGCCTGAGCTGGGAAGCCCACAATCTGCGCTACGGAATTCCTAAAGCGATTGAAGCGGAATTGTCTGCCGGACGGCATGTCATCGTGAATGTGTCGCGCGCACTGATCGGCAAAGCTCGGGAGATGTTTCCGGATGTGCGGGTTGTGAACATTACTGTTCCCCGCGCGGTTCTGGAAAATCGCCTCAGGGGGCGCGGACGGGAGAGTGAGGCCGATATCCAGAAACGTCTGGCTCGGGCCGAGGCCTTCACGCTGGAAGGACCGGGCGTGATCAGTTTCATCAACGACCGGCCGCTTGAAGAGTCTGTCTCTGCTTTTACGGCGTTATTCACGCAATAG
- a CDS encoding DapH/DapD/GlmU-related protein: MAQKQLSSMPTVHETAQVRDCELGAWTEVGARTSVIETEMGDYSYVVNDSDIIYATIGKFCSIASHTRINPGNHPSTRASQHHFLYRAAAYGLGDDDEAFFDWRRQHHCTIGHDVWIGHGATVLAGVNVGTGAVIAAGAVVSKNVAPYTIVGGVPSKEIKRRVDEETAEGLLELAWWDWPHDLLKERMSDFRALPAPAFLAKYR; encoded by the coding sequence ATGGCTCAGAAACAACTCTCCTCGATGCCGACCGTGCACGAAACGGCACAGGTCCGGGACTGCGAACTCGGGGCCTGGACAGAAGTCGGCGCCCGCACCTCCGTCATTGAGACCGAGATGGGCGACTATTCCTACGTGGTGAATGACAGCGACATCATTTACGCTACGATAGGAAAATTCTGCTCAATCGCCTCTCATACGCGCATAAATCCCGGAAATCATCCGAGCACCCGCGCGTCGCAGCATCATTTCCTCTATCGAGCGGCTGCTTATGGCCTGGGAGACGATGACGAGGCGTTCTTCGACTGGCGGCGACAGCATCACTGCACCATCGGGCACGATGTCTGGATCGGCCATGGCGCGACCGTGCTTGCTGGTGTGAATGTCGGAACTGGCGCCGTCATCGCAGCCGGAGCCGTCGTCAGCAAAAACGTTGCGCCTTATACAATCGTTGGCGGTGTTCCATCGAAAGAGATCAAGCGCCGGGTGGACGAGGAGACAGCCGAAGGATTGCTGGAGCTCGCCTGGTGGGATTGGCCGCATGACTTGCTGAAAGAGCGCATGAGCGACTTCCGCGCCCTGCCGGCTCCCGCATTCCTGGCCAAATATCGGTAA
- a CDS encoding alpha-D-ribose 1-methylphosphonate 5-triphosphate diphosphatase: MSTSEAPDAILTNARIILADGEVHGTVTVRNGRIEDISEGRTGAAGATDFDGDYLIAGLVELHTDNLEKHLIPRPKVHWPVMSALLAHDAQVTAAGITTVLDAVAVGGTLRDDARDKILMESANAIREASEHDMLRASHFLHMRCEVGNPNALNLFEPFKEDSLVRLVSLMDHTPGQRQFVDLSKLKIYYTGKHAMSDAEFDAMVEERKKNQVLYSDKHRRTIAAACRDMGVVIASHDDATVDHVDEAHELGLTISEFPTTLEAAQHARKKGLTNIMGGPNVVRGGSHSGNVSAGELAEAGVLDALSSDYVPASMLHGAFLLHEKHGLPLPKALATVTSNPARMVGLDDRGEILPGKRADLIRVRRAKDGTPVVRKVMRAGTRVT; the protein is encoded by the coding sequence GTGAGTACGAGCGAGGCCCCCGATGCCATTCTGACCAATGCACGTATCATTCTGGCCGATGGTGAAGTGCATGGCACCGTTACCGTCCGGAATGGCAGGATCGAGGATATTTCCGAAGGCCGCACCGGCGCGGCCGGGGCCACGGATTTCGACGGTGACTATCTGATCGCAGGCTTGGTCGAGTTGCACACGGACAATCTCGAAAAGCACCTGATCCCGCGCCCGAAGGTCCATTGGCCGGTCATGTCCGCCCTTTTGGCGCATGATGCACAGGTCACGGCGGCGGGTATCACGACGGTGCTCGACGCGGTTGCCGTCGGTGGCACCCTTCGGGACGACGCGCGCGACAAGATCCTGATGGAATCCGCCAATGCCATCCGCGAGGCGAGCGAGCACGACATGCTGCGGGCCAGCCACTTCCTGCACATGCGCTGCGAGGTCGGCAATCCCAATGCCCTCAACCTGTTCGAGCCGTTCAAGGAAGATTCGCTGGTCAGGCTGGTATCCCTGATGGATCACACGCCCGGCCAGCGTCAGTTCGTCGATCTCAGCAAACTGAAGATCTACTACACCGGCAAGCACGCCATGAGCGACGCCGAATTCGATGCCATGGTTGAGGAGCGCAAGAAGAACCAGGTTCTCTATTCCGACAAGCACCGGCGGACCATCGCTGCGGCCTGCCGGGATATGGGCGTGGTCATTGCCAGCCATGACGATGCCACGGTGGATCATGTGGACGAGGCGCACGAACTGGGCCTGACCATCAGCGAATTCCCGACCACGCTGGAAGCGGCACAACATGCCCGCAAGAAAGGCCTCACCAACATCATGGGCGGGCCGAACGTGGTCCGCGGCGGCTCGCATTCCGGCAATGTCTCGGCCGGTGAATTGGCCGAAGCAGGCGTGCTGGATGCACTCTCATCGGATTATGTCCCGGCCAGCATGCTGCACGGCGCTTTCTTGCTGCATGAAAAACATGGCCTGCCGCTGCCTAAAGCACTGGCGACGGTCACGTCCAACCCGGCCCGCATGGTCGGACTGGACGATCGGGGGGAGATCCTCCCCGGCAAACGGGCTGACCTGATCCGGGTGCGGCGGGCCAAGGACGGCACACCGGTGGTCCGCAAGGTTATGCGGGCAGGTACGCGCGTCACCTGA
- the phnL gene encoding phosphonate C-P lyase system protein PhnL, whose translation MTDNNQKHGQDMIRVDNLMKSFTLHNQGGVTLPVLEDVSFTVERGECVILAGQSGAGKSTLLRSLYANYLPQSGKVLIRHDGELVDLVSAEPHVVLDIRARTLGYVSQFLRVIPRVGTLDLVADSLLARGINEVAAREKAATLLSRLRIPESLWSLPPATFSGGEQQRVNIAMTLVQDYPVLLLDEPTASLDAENRQTVVDLINEARQNGSAIVGIFHDQAVREAVGTRTYELQPARSAA comes from the coding sequence ATGACCGATAACAACCAAAAACACGGCCAAGACATGATCCGCGTCGACAACCTGATGAAGAGCTTCACGCTGCATAATCAGGGCGGCGTGACCCTTCCGGTGCTGGAAGATGTTTCCTTCACTGTCGAGCGGGGAGAATGCGTCATCCTCGCCGGGCAATCCGGTGCAGGGAAATCGACCCTGCTTCGCTCGCTCTACGCCAACTACCTGCCGCAATCCGGAAAGGTCCTGATCCGGCACGACGGCGAACTTGTCGATCTGGTCAGCGCCGAGCCGCATGTCGTGCTCGATATCCGGGCACGGACGCTCGGCTATGTCAGCCAATTCCTGCGCGTCATTCCCCGCGTCGGCACGCTCGATCTCGTGGCCGATTCCCTTCTCGCGCGCGGCATCAACGAAGTCGCCGCTCGCGAAAAAGCCGCGACCTTGCTGAGCCGCCTGCGCATCCCGGAAAGCCTCTGGTCCCTGCCGCCCGCGACCTTCTCCGGCGGCGAACAACAGCGCGTGAATATCGCCATGACCCTCGTGCAGGATTATCCCGTCCTGCTGCTGGACGAGCCGACAGCTTCCCTCGATGCCGAAAACAGGCAAACAGTCGTGGACCTGATCAACGAAGCGCGGCAAAACGGGTCCGCCATTGTCGGCATTTTCCACGATCAGGCCGTGCGCGAGGCGGTCGGCACCCGGACATACGAACTTCAACCTGCGAGGAGCGCGGCGTGA
- the phnK gene encoding phosphonate C-P lyase system protein PhnK: MMALRDNGPLLEVEGLTQKYGHQIGCEDVHFSLYPGEVLGIVGESGSGKSTLLRCASGLMQPTAGSVRFDTRVDGLQDIYALSEAERRMLMRTDWGIIFQNARDGLRMNVSAGANVGERLMAVGERNYGSIRETSSEWLEKVEMDLGRMDDLPRTFSGGMQQRLQIARNLVTKPRLVFMDEPTSGLDVSVQARLLDLVRGLVRQLGIACIIVTHDLGVVRLLSDRLMVMRRGRVVEQGLTDQVLDDPQHAYTQLLVSSILPV; this comes from the coding sequence ATGATGGCGCTTCGTGACAACGGACCTTTGCTTGAAGTCGAAGGCCTGACCCAGAAATACGGCCACCAGATCGGCTGCGAGGATGTGCATTTCTCGCTCTATCCCGGTGAAGTGCTGGGGATCGTCGGAGAATCCGGCTCCGGCAAGTCCACCTTGCTGCGTTGCGCCTCCGGGCTGATGCAGCCGACCGCCGGGAGCGTCCGCTTCGACACGCGGGTCGACGGCCTGCAGGATATCTATGCCCTGTCAGAAGCCGAACGGCGGATGCTGATGCGGACGGACTGGGGGATCATCTTCCAGAATGCCCGCGACGGGTTGCGGATGAACGTCTCCGCCGGCGCCAATGTCGGCGAGCGGCTGATGGCCGTCGGCGAACGCAATTACGGCAGCATCCGGGAGACATCCTCGGAATGGCTGGAAAAGGTCGAGATGGATCTCGGCCGGATGGACGATCTGCCCCGGACCTTCTCCGGCGGCATGCAGCAGCGTCTTCAGATCGCCCGAAATCTGGTTACCAAACCGCGCCTCGTCTTCATGGATGAGCCGACAAGCGGCCTCGATGTCTCCGTGCAGGCCCGCCTGCTCGATCTGGTGCGTGGCCTCGTCCGCCAGCTCGGCATCGCCTGTATCATCGTCACCCACGATCTCGGCGTGGTCCGATTGCTGTCGGATCGCTTGATGGTGATGCGGCGGGGCCGCGTCGTCGAACAGGGCCTGACCGATCAGGTGCTGGACGATCCGCAGCACGCCTATACCCAGCTTCTCGTCTCCTCGATCCTGCCGGTGTGA
- a CDS encoding alpha-D-ribose 1-methylphosphonate 5-phosphate C-P-lyase PhnJ: MTQEAQPWQAPEHDKPVEQVEGYNFAYLDEQTKRMIRRAILKGVAIPGYQVPFGSREMPLPYGWGTGGMQVTAAVIGTNDTLKVIDQGADDTTNAVNIRRFFAKTAGVATTEKTADASLIQTRHRIPEKPLTDDQILIYQVPIPEPLRWVEPRETETRKMHALEEYGVMHVSLYESIARFGRITTAYNYPVQVNGRYIMAPSPIPKFDNPKMHQMAALQLFGAGREKRIYAVPPYTDVKSLDFEDHPFTIQSWEENCALCGAEDSYLDEVITDDAGGKMYVCSDSDYCAERREAGHVGDQGEPLPSAKKGAAK; encoded by the coding sequence ATGACGCAAGAAGCGCAGCCCTGGCAGGCGCCGGAGCATGACAAACCGGTCGAACAGGTTGAAGGCTATAATTTCGCCTATCTGGACGAGCAGACGAAACGGATGATCCGCCGGGCGATCCTGAAGGGCGTCGCCATTCCGGGCTATCAGGTGCCGTTCGGCAGCCGGGAAATGCCCTTGCCTTATGGCTGGGGCACCGGCGGCATGCAGGTGACCGCTGCCGTGATCGGAACGAACGACACGCTTAAAGTCATCGACCAGGGCGCGGACGACACCACGAACGCCGTCAACATCCGCCGCTTTTTCGCCAAGACGGCCGGCGTGGCGACGACCGAGAAGACGGCGGATGCCAGCCTGATCCAGACCCGGCACCGGATTCCGGAAAAGCCCCTGACCGACGATCAGATCCTGATCTATCAAGTGCCGATCCCGGAGCCGCTCCGCTGGGTCGAGCCGCGCGAGACCGAGACCCGGAAGATGCATGCGCTTGAGGAATATGGCGTCATGCATGTCAGCCTCTACGAGAGCATCGCCCGCTTCGGCCGTATCACCACGGCCTACAATTACCCGGTGCAGGTGAACGGCCGCTATATCATGGCGCCGAGCCCGATCCCGAAATTCGACAATCCGAAGATGCACCAGATGGCCGCGCTCCAGCTCTTTGGCGCCGGACGCGAAAAACGCATCTATGCCGTCCCTCCCTATACGGACGTGAAGAGCCTCGATTTCGAGGATCACCCCTTCACCATCCAGTCCTGGGAAGAGAACTGCGCACTCTGCGGAGCGGAAGACAGCTATCTCGACGAGGTCATCACCGATGATGCCGGCGGCAAGATGTATGTCTGCTCCGACAGTGATTATTGCGCCGAACGCCGCGAGGCCGGCCATGTCGGCGATCAGGGCGAACCATTACCCTCCGCAAAGAAGGGAGCCGCCAAATGA